The window cagaataaacatgtcaatcaacccatatgatttttgctgtaatatttttgttttgaaaagtcactgtgactgatagaaaagtgatggttttagcaacattttaacctgtctgaatgctaataatcattttgcgtcggggggcgaagccctgaaccccccaccaggaccccGTCCTGGACCccccggggcctgcggcccctggaccctggctactaggtttttctgatttcaaaagttggcagctatgcaaaaacaaatattaaattaagaaacccttaacaaatgctaacataaaaactaaatgttctgtagcaaagaaaatgtaaacttaaatatgcaaacaaaaggaaaataaataccttcaaaataaaacaaataaattaagagccagaaatgccaacataaaaactaaatgttctgtagcctacgtttaaaaatataacaaagaaaatattaacttaaatgtgcaaacaaaaataaaataaataggctaccttaaataaaacaaaacaaatattaaaacaagtgccagaaaagccaacattaaaactaaaatttctgtagcttacatttaaaaatataaaaatggaaatatcaacttaaatatgcaaaaagaaaataaatagcttaaataatataaaaatcaagataaataatagcctatgtatatgtacatacattagttattatttttattttaaatcttctcaaacagcctgccctacactttaccccccgcccctccccctcgcgtcgttgctgctcagccttgccctgcactgactttctttctgtctcctctactctcataactttatgtggggacggcgtggcgcagtggaagaatggccgtgcgcgacccgagggtccctggttcaatccccacctagtaccaacctcgtcatgtccgttgtgtcctgagcaagacacttcacccttgctcctgatgggtgctggttagcgccttgcatggcagctccctccatcagtgtgtgaatgtgtgtgtgaatgggtaaatgtggaagtagtgtcaaagcgctttgagtaccttgaaggtagaaaagcgctatacaagtacaacccattatcatttatgtgttgagataatggggacggggcgcgtgtgtgtgtttgttctcatgtggcttgagtcaacattagccgttagcttggagaatgaatggagaacagatgccaatggcatgaaacgggaggagaatcactcgcggcattggggcaagcagagcagagagcgagagcgttgtcgttcactgagtgattcatgtcgttaatccgcggtgaacgaatcgttcgctcagtccctccccccacccccatgatgagtagctggctgcgtcgttccactcataccggcatggtcgcggcggagctcaactgaactgagaaaggaacgaatcagttcatgaagtgattcggttcagtacgttaactcaaaagattcgttcgtgaacgacacaacattattaggctgaccatattctgaaatcccaaaaagaggacacatgcgtgccaaggccgggactaggtgcaaatctgccaatgatactcgaacttgccttataaataatatatttatttaaataaagcatttttttctcctctcttGACGGCAGTGTTGGCGctcggaattttcaaaatggggtcccagggaccccatgaagtcataaaaatggggtcccacagtaaatttttggggccccacttttttgtaagcgttttgaaaacaaatgataaacgtatgcgTTATCCTGTTAAATCTcacattctatagtttattattcttcggtcaatggtcaacaaaattaacaaacAATTGTaaattcatagattgaaaaacaaaatgttgcagaccgaaagggtttaggctgaagttgaacacttattgcgcctaaccctataaacaatgtcaagtacaagatgaacttctgaaaattatgaaatgtcctttgtacaacatattataaatacacaacttaaacacagttcaattatatacacagtaaaggcatgtgaaatatccttgtacacatattaaacctttgtaccaattatatacaaacaattatacttccattattatttacatgCCACACTTAGTATTTTAatgaacattgatcatagtattaactactgtgttgattcaagagtgatatattttttcaagacattggtcttaaagtgttttttaaatgtgtgaatggaactggaacattttaaggaatcatccaagctgttccacagttgaatccccctgacagaaacacatctactttttaagctcgttcttatgttagctttctgaaagacagctgaacctctgaggtcatagggattctctctgggtttaaattctatgttgtgttttggaaaaaggttgtcataaacgttacttaattcataaaatttaaaaaaatgtgtatactagtgatgaggcgtcatgaagcgtttcgacatatTGCAGAACTGTAtagatactgtgtcgatactgtgtcactaaatactgacatctgctggacattaaaaattcctacaggcaacctatggaccgactcaactgacactgattttatgaccaagTATAttcaatagatagatagtactttattgattccttcaggagagttccctcaggaaaattaaaattccagcagcagtgtacaaaattgagatcgaatttaaaaagtaaaaagtaaataatgggggtataaatggaaactaaatagaaaaatattacaatagaataatatatatattgaatatgtataataatataaaccaagtcattgtatttcatttaagattatttcatatcttcgttgaaataaaaatatatttttatctttttttagatacagtcaataaataatgtgaacatgtatcatgacatggaaatctaagagaatgtgttgtgaatgaggatgcttgtggattgggatttttttttttttttttttttttacacatttttagtaaaaaaaaacgtttttccaacgtattaaattttagacgatttctctccttagttattatttccccggctgtagaaaagacccgctcacagggcacagaggagacgTCAtttcgacacagttcgcgtatcggtgacgtgaccgaaacagctcatgatcggtcacgtgacttcctaaaagcggtacgcgcaccgacacagggttttgctctctgagctcgacgcatgtgccgatgcatcggtgttgccgggccCATCActagtgtatacatatgtaaatgtattcagttataaacattcattcactttcttctttccttcatggatctaaactttaccgctcctGGTAGTTTTTCCTATGTTTTTCTTTAATAAGTTGtagttgtatttatttcagtataaaagtgtaaaaagtgttttgcttgggtcgtgaaatgatgataatagtgtgccagggcatacacacattttatatttaacgcttaaatctctggagtctacatcaacttcagatctattcctcatttcaaaatgttttagttttttttaatgtttttttgtttgttttccgcccaaagtatgcaaaatcttccacctaaaatatttttcaaagtggaatatttgttgtgaagtaatgggaactttggataggtcaataattcttaataacattgattttgattcaatattatgttttgagcaatgacggtttgaaagaaaaaaaaaagctttgttttcttagtcaacattgcaactttttctaaattacatttcacctttaagctttttatttcacttttgttatgtttttgtttatttttaatagtatttttagaatgtgccgtgggcctttaaaacattagctgtgggccgcaaatggcctccggggcacacttttgacacccctgctatagataataaaaaattacatctgataaatctatcgataaaaagcagagcctggcgatgcatgcgcgtttatcataactctctctctctctctctctctctctctgtctctgcccctccctcaccaatgctgctgcgcgcacaatttgttttgtttttaaccccttcttaaccctgaacgtacattgaaaatacatgcaaccctaactcaaaatgctggacatttgaggcatttaagaaactccgtccGGACAGGCCCGCAAAaaggaggacatgtccggggaaaagaggatgtGTGGTCAGTCTAGGTAACGCGTCGATACGTTTGTCATTTCCGCCGTGTAGCCGCCGCGAACGTCTTCGAAATGAGCTGAGTCAGTCAAACGTTGTTTTTACATCAATCTATCATACTGTTTTTCAAACATCCTTCGTGCAAAAACATTAATTTACTAATTAGATATACATAGAATGGCAGCACGGGGGAACagaggttagtgcgtgtgcctcacaatacgaacgtCCTGGGCTCGGGTTCTTGATTGGGAATGTTTTGTTGAAAAAACCCAAATCAACTAACATAATTATGTTGATTAATTAGAAAACATAATTACTAAagaggtgcacagtgaaacaggggttagtgtgtgtgcctcacaatttgaaggtcctgggttcgaggcCCACTatgggtctttctgtgtgaaggttgcatgttctccccgtgactgcgtgggttcactccgggtactccggcttcctcccacttccaaaaacatgcacctggggataggtcgattggcaaccctaaattggctctcgtgtgtgaatgttgtccatatgtgctggccctgtgatgaggtggcgacttgtccagggtgtaccccgcctaccgctcgaatgcagctgagataggctccagcaccccccgcaactccgaaagggacaagcggtagaaaatggatggatacatagaATGTTCAACGGCAATGTTCAGTCTGTGTTGGTTGATTGCATTGGCGATAGTGTGTTCCAATAGACGGTATCTGAACGAACACTATTTTTCTGTTCTCTTCTGATTATTTTTCGCAAATATCagattttttattgtttactaaCAACGACTCACCATAATCCGTAAATCCTTGGACACAGGAGTGATTTGGAATGACAGTcagtagtagtttttgctttcacTTAGGTATTTTACAATACGTGTATTGATTTTAGATTAGACTATTGCTTATAATAAACGTAAACTCAatgatatattgttttttatagaCTGTTAAAATtcacaatttattttttaattttatttttcccccaaaaagcAATATATACTTTATCTATCTCCAAGAAAAAACGTATGTCCAGTAACTTTAGAAGGAAAAATAAAGTAATAGAAGAGATATACAAAACAAAATAAGGTAAAACAGTTCCGGTTTCATAATGCAAAATGTCAGTGTGCAGAAGGACAAAAGCACCATGTGCAAGTCTGTTTTGTAATAGTCTGTTTTGTAGCTTTCCCTTGGAGGTGTTAAAAGCCGAATAACATGGGAGAGGAGCAATTTTTATTCTGATTAATAATCATGATTACCAAATTACGCATGTACTATGCGTAATTTGATGGTCTTGCAAAATTTCAAGTAAAAAGCATTGACCTCTGCAATTTAGCACATATTTACTTGGTATTGAATAGATACTAAAATTGTTCAGTATCGATCGCACTTTGTTTGATTGCATTGTAAACTTAAAGATGGCAGTTTTATGTTGCATGTTCTGCCGCTCCTCAAAAACAACCCGTTAGTGGCCAAACTGGAAAACCTGTCCGAATGTGATAACTAGGaagattttattatatattatcacATTGTAATTTACCATGAACACTATACTATTTTccaatgtatattattttttaatatgtatTCCGACAGATGACAAACAACGCTGAAGAGTTTCAGGCAGCGTAATGTTGTTTTAACTTAGACATACAAGattgacccatttaccattaaatgttttgttgtagggtttttttaacaagtttttgtttagttttatatTTGATTGAAATAAGTAATTCAGCTTGGACTAGTGATTTGTGGAAACCTCAACTGaacttaaaaaaacttaaaatccaAAGTTGCCTCCCTGCTTTCTGTGTCAGCAGTGCAATTAATTCCTCGACAATGTCGGATGGCCGGATCTATGTCGGAAATCTTCCCATGGATGTCCAGGAGAGGGACGTTGAGGATCTGTTCTACAAATATGGAAAAATCCGTGAGATTGAATTGAAGAACAATAGAGGCACTATCCCCTTTGCCTTTATCCGATTTGAAGACCCACGGTAAGTTTTGGGGAAGGATTGGTCTCCTATCAAGTCTTAGTGTAGGTCAAATAAAGGAAGTAAAGAATGGATGGGAGACGTCACGTCCATTTCTTCGTCTGCGGCATGCTTGCATTGgtatcagcatcaagggttggaattggggttaaatcaccaaaaatgattccccgggtgcggcactgctgctgctcactgctcccctcacctcccagggggtgaacaaggggatgggtcaaatacagaggacacatttcgccacatcttgtgtgtgtgtgtgacaatcattggtactttaactttttttttacctttagagtCCTGTGCTCTCTTTTCCTAGGGATGCAGATGATGCTGTCTATGGAAGGAATGGATATGGATATGGAGACTCCAAACTTCGTGTAGAGTATCCCCGATCCTCTAGTAAATTTGGTCCAACGGGAGGTGGTGGCGGTGGCGGTGGCGGCGGCGGAggtggtggaggaggaggaggaggaggaggacctaGAGGAAGATTTGGACCTCCAACACGAAGGTCTGAATTCCGCGTCGTAGTGACTGGTAGGTGGACGTCCACACTTGTAACTAATCAATAATTATCCTGGAGGTCAAGTGGACCAGCAGGAAGAGGACACAGCCAGGCAAATGGTTCTCTGATCGCTTTTCTGGCGGACTACAGCATTCAGAAATGTATAGGTGGAAATCATGAATCATAGACCAATGTCTCAATCTCACCTGGCGAACCAATGGATAAGATAACTAGTAGGAACGTGGACAGAGTTGTAGACAAATGTTTCTCTCCCTCTTATATCAGACTGCAGCCGAAAGGAAACTTGTAGATGGAAGTCTTGATACATATGCAGATACATCTTATTCACACTCTTGACGGTGGACAAATGGACTTAGTCACAATTTCAAAGCTGATGGACATGAGTCATAGGCAGGTGGATCTTATGGCGGACTAACAAAGGGACTAGTATAGTAGGAAGGAAGACATACAAAGTCACAGGCAGATGCTAATCTTTCACTCATGGCGGATTGCAAGCCAAAGGAACTAGTAGGAAAGTGGACATTCAGTCATTGGCAGAGctggtggacaacatgaatggACTACAATGTGGACTAGTAGATGAAAGCCTCGAGTCATAGGCAGGTCTCACTAATCCCATACTTTCATTTTTGGACTGCAGCATAAAGTAGGAAAGTGGACTGAGTAATTGGCGGATGTCTCTCTGGTGGACTGCAACGTGAAGGCACTAATAGTTCGACGTATTGAATTGTAGGCAGCTGGAACACAAAGTGACTAGAAGATGGACATCAAGAGTCATAGGCAGGGATTGCTTTCTCTCTTGGACTGCCACATAAAGGGACGAgtagaacattggacacaaagtcAATGGCAACTGTTGGTCTCTCATGGTGGACTACAGCATGAAGGGACTTGTAGTTGGAAGTTATACTTTTGTGGACAGATGTGTATTTTGCCCTCTCATGGTGGACTGGAGGACAAAGGAACTTGTAGTTGGATGAATCATGACCCGTTGGCAGATGTTTCTCACTCCCTCTTGGCGGACTGATAGGAAAGTGGACATGCAAAGAGATATGCTGATGTTTTTTCTCACTGATTATGGATCTCAGCATAATTGGACTTGTAAATGGACATCATGAGTCATAGGCACATCTATCTTGCAAATGTAATGGCGGAGTGAGACAGGGACTAGAAGATGGACGTCGGGAGTCATAGTCAGGACTCGTTAACGCCAGACTTTCTTTCGCCCTTGGTGAACTGCAGCATAAAGGGACGAGTAGAACATTGGACACACAAAGTCAATGGCAACCGTTGGTCTCTCATGGTGGACTACAGCATGAAGGGACTTGTAGTTGGAAGTTATACATTTGTGGACAGATGTGTATTTTGCCCTCTCATGGTGGACTGGAGGACAAAGGCACTTGTAGTTGGATGAATCATGACCCGTAGGCAGATGTCTCTCACTCTCCTCTTGGCGGACTGATAGGAAAGTGGACATGCAAAGTGATATGCTGCTGATTTTCCTCACTGATTACAGATCTCAGCATAATGGGACTTGTAAATGGACATCATGAGTCATAGGCAAATGTAATGGCGTAGTGAGACAGGGACTAGAAGATGGATGTCGAGAGTCATAGTCAGGACTTGCTAACGCCAGACTTTCTTTCGCTCTTGGTGAACTGCAGCATAAAGGGACAAGTAGGACATCGGACACGCAAAGTCAATGGCAACCGTTTTGTCTCTCATGGCGGACCGAGGCATGGAAGGACTTGTAGTTGGAAGTTATGAAATTGTGGGCAGATTCAAATCTTGCTCTGTCATGGCGGACTGGAGGACAAAGGGACTTGTAGTTGGATGAATTGTGGCCCATGGGCAGATGTCTTTTACTCCCTCTTGGCGGACTGATAGGAAAGTGGACATGCAAAGTGATATGCTGCTGATTTTCCTCACTGATTACAGATCTCAGCATAATGGGACTTGTAAATGGACATCATGAGTCATAGGCAAATGTAATGGCGTAGTGAGACAGGGACTAGAAGATGGACGTCGAGAGTCATAGTCAGGACTTGCTAACGCCAGACTTTCTTTCGCTCTTGGTGAACTGCAGCATAAAGGGACAAGTAGGACATCGGACACGCAAAGTCAATGGCAACCGTTTTGTCTCTCATGGCGGACCGAGGCATGGAAGGACTTGTAGTTGGAAGTTATGAAATTGTGGGCAGATTCAAATCTTGCTATGTCATGGCGGACTGGAGGACAAAGGGACTTGTAGTTGGATGAATTGTGGCCCATGGGCAGATGTCTTTTACTCCCTCTTGGCGGACTGAAGGACTATTAGGAAAGTGGACATGCAAAGTGATTTGCTGATGCTTTTCATTCTTGATTATGGATCTCGGCATAATGGGACTTGGAAAGGGACATCATGAGTTATAAACACATCTTCCTGTAAATCTGATGGCGTAGTGAGAGACAAGGACTAGTAGGAAGGAGGATAGGCAGCTGTTTCCTATGGCAGACTAAAAGACAAATCAAGTTATAAATTGACCGTATGAGTCTTTGACAAATCTGTCATGCTAATGGCGTATGACTTAATTTAATTAGAATGAGATCAGCAACAGTCAACTGAACAGGCAAAACAATCAATACATTGTATAGTTACAAAAAAGAATACCTTTGCATAACTTCTACAATCTAATCATATTGCACAAGAGTGAACCATAATCAGAAGTTTTGCCCTTTTTAGTCAATGTGGTGCAACTTCACAAAGAACAAGATCAAAGTAGATAAGCATGTGCATATTGGATCCATCCTAAATTACATCGGAAAGTGCTTCAAGCCGTATAGAGACTTACTGTTTCAGCAAAGTGACCCTGAATGTCTACTTAAAGGACCACCTACTCGACGAGCTCATGCTCTTTAAAGACTTAAAAATATTTAGAAGCCCACATACTGCAAAGACAGTTATGTGGGCAAAGTAGCTAAAGTCGAAGTGTAAGATATTTTTTTTAGGTTGTAGGTGCTAGAAGTTTTTAGGTTTCATATCCGGTATTTGCCATCTCAGGATTACCGCCAAGTGGCAGTTGGCAGGATCTGAAGGATCACATGCGTGAGGCAGGCGACGTTTGTTTTGCCGACGTACAACGGGACGGGGAGGGTGTTGTGGAATTTCTTCGCCGCGAGGACATGGACTATGCCTTACGACGCCTGGATCGCACAGAGTTCCGTTCGCACCAAGTGAGTGGAAGACCTGATGAAACCCGCCCCTACTCCGTACCTCGCCGGAGTGCACTTTCACTGTTGTCCTCGTTTGCAGGGTGAGACTGCGTACATCCGCGTCTACGAGGACCGGGGCACCCCCAACTGGGGTCGCTCGCGGTCCCGCTC of the Nerophis lumbriciformis linkage group LG32, RoL_Nlum_v2.1, whole genome shotgun sequence genome contains:
- the srsf9 gene encoding serine/arginine-rich splicing factor 9 is translated as MSDGRIYVGNLPMDVQERDVEDLFYKYGKIREIELKNNRGTIPFAFIRFEDPRDADDAVYGRNGYGYGDSKLRVEYPRSSSKFGPTGGGGGGGGGGGGGGGGGGGGGPRGRFGPPTRRSEFRVVVTGLPPSGSWQDLKDHMREAGDVCFADVQRDGEGVVEFLRREDMDYALRRLDRTEFRSHQGETAYIRVYEDRGTPNWGRSRSRSRSRGRFSPPYRGSPPPRYQSPPRHTMSRHSPPRRHGQPSHSPPPRHYR